The Stieleria maiorica genome includes the window ACTGTTTCGTAGCTGTCGGCAAACTGGCCTTCGACGTGCATCAGGTAAAAGAGCCGTGGACAGTAGACGTATTCGTTGATCATCCGGGCCGGCAGGTAGTCGACCGAAGGCTGCTCAGTGTCGTTCGAGTCAAGAGGCTGGATCATGGTTTGTTGAGTTGCTAGTTGCGAGCGGCCAGTTGTAGTGACTTACACAACAATGCATGGGGCGGCCATGTCGCTGTAGGGTTTGCCGATGGCTTGGACCAAATCATCGGATCGATTTTCGACGCTGCCCAGGTCGACGACCAAGACTTGGTCTTCGCCGTGATGGATGATCTCGGCGAGTTCGGCTTTGCAGTGGATCAAATCCGTCGGCGTCAGATGGCACTCAAAGACGCTGTACTGAAGATGGTCGCCCCAGTTCTTCAAGCATTTGAAGGTCTGGCGAAGCCGCTTGGGCTCACAGACGTCATAGGTGATCAGGTAGATACGTCGCACGGCGAATGAACTCGGCGGGCCGTCGCGAAGGGCCAAGAGTCCCTGGCCGACCTGCACCAGGGTAGTTGGAGAAAATCGGCACGCCAGCATCGCGACAGCGCGGTAAGCCAAATATTTTCCACAGCGCCGACAGGTATACACTCGCATTAAACGCACGCCACCTATCGACCCTCCATGCCTTCGTTTAAGTCGACAGGTCTGGCCCCGTGCCCAGCGCCCGGCTCGCGGTCACCCGCGACGACCGCGAACGGGCGTGGGATCGAAAGGATTCAACAACCGAATTGAGAAAGAACGGGGGCCGGCTCGCGGCGTTGGCTCAGTCCGACGACGGATATATCGTTTTAATGAGATGTTCTATCGCAAGGCAACGGAAGGAGCAAAATTGAAGAACTTGTCGTTGACCTTCCGTTCGGCTTGGTAAATCGCTTCGATGCCGCAGCGATCGACAAACGATGCCGTGGCGTCGTGGTGGGACGTTGAGTTCAATGCGGTTGAAATACGACGAAGGTCGATTTGCAACAGACTGCCCACGACACCCAAGGTGATCGGATAACGCCACATTGGCCAGTACCAGTGTGTCCCCTTGCGACGGATTCGATGAAACCCGGTCGTCATCAATTCGTGTCGCACGACCGCCGTCGGGAAACACACCAAGGCTTCAAAAGCTAACGCGTTGGCACCGCGTACCGTTTGAATCGGGTCACTCGATGGATTGAGCCACCGCATAGCGTACGGGCGATCTTCAGCAGCGTCGAATCGCAACGACAATCCGCGTCCAAGATCTGTATAGGACCACGTTTCGAACAAAGCTTCGCGCAAGTGACTTGATTCGGTTTGCTCGCGAATCGCCCTGGCGATCTCAAACATCCGCTGGTGCCCCGAACCTCGGGTCAAATAAAGATGCGAGTAGTCGATTTCGCGTACTTTGCTGCTTCGTCGCTGAGACGCCTCGCTGCCGATCGCGGATACCCAATCACATTCAAAGGAGTCGACGTCCGGTGAGGCAATGAAGTGTCGGCGGGTAGCTTCGGCAACCAGTCGCATCCAAGCCGGATTCGGATTGACTTTGCCAGACCCTTTGGGCCATTCCGATTGACCCTTTTGATAGCCACTATCGAGCCAGCGTCGCGGTCCGGTGAAGGTTTCGTCGAGAACTTGCTCCAAAGCATCGATGATCCAATCTTCGGTGGCTTGTTGGGCTGGCAGCCATAAGCTTGGTCGATAGGCCGCATCGCGGACCGACCAACTCATCCGAGGCTGATCGATTCCCGATTTTCGGCAAGCTTGATTGACCAAAACCAACGCACCCAACGCGGCCAAATAGGCCAGGGTGTTGCCGCCGTCGAGTCCCTCGAGCGGGATTTCATGCAACGCCGTGGGATCGTTGGATGATTGGATCGCGTTGGTGGGACGCGATGACCCTGGGGCCGTCGAAGTATTGGCATTCATCGCTTCTTCCCGGCTGACTTGTTGATCTGCCAAGCGTGCAATCGTTTCCAGCCAAGCGGATCCCCAATACCCGAATGATTCCTGTGTCTGCCAAAAGCGATCCGCGATACGAAGATCGCCTGCAAAATCTTCGATGGAAGAGTCAACCGTTGGAACCAATTCCAAACCTTCGATCGCGTCCTTTGTGACTGCCGGCGGCAGCGGATCGTCGACGGGCGGATACCAGGGACGCGCGTGCCCGTGATGGGCGGCGACCAAGTACAAAGCCAGCGGATCGGATTCAATCCCGAGCCCTTCAGCGACCAAAACACTCGTTCGTTCGTGGCGGAATCCACGAGGTAAGTTCGCTTGTTCTCGTATCCGCCGACGTACGGCTGCCGACTCGTCGATTCGACCGGATTTAGCCAGCGGCTTTCCGCGCAACCATCCGATTCGGCCGGGCAGACCGCTGAGCATCGTTTGGAAGCGCGCATCGCCCTTTCCCAGATCATGTAGCCATCCAAAACGGCCCATGGTCGCCTGAAGTTTTTCGGGCAGCCCAACTGCGTTGGCTATAGAGGACGCTCGCTCGCTGACAGCTGTGGAGTGATCGACTAGCGAAACGGCTCGGTTGCATTCGGGGGTTTCCACCCATTCAATCTCTCGGTGTTCTCCATCGCCGGCCCCGATCGAATGAGCCTGCGCGGATGTCAATCGTTCTTGTCCCTGAATCAGAAAGCCCGTGTTGCCGTCGCGAATTCGTAACCGATACGTTCCCGGTCCGTCGAGCATCACTGGATCGTTTTCGCCGAAAGAGATTTTCCGGAGTAATTGTTGAAAGCTCGCATCGCAGAGGTCGATTCGCTTCGCAATCAGCGCACCAAGCCAATCTGCGGGTACGCTTCGTTCGTCACCGCGATCGATCTTGGAAAGCCAATCCGGCAAGCTTTTTTCAAACGCTCGCAAAGCGGGCATTAAACGAAGCTGAAACTTCCAACGTGCCAGCAGTGAGGATTCGTCGGCAACATCGACGCCGATCAGACATTCCACTTGTTGCAGTGATAATTCGTCAGGATCTAATGTGTCGATCGATGTTTCGGTAGGCAAAAAACCTAGGTCATTCCATCCTCCGACAGTAGTCGGCAGCACCAGCGTGTCACCGGGTCGCAGGTCACGAGGGTTACGACACGCGACCGATTCGTCAGGTCCTCGGTAGATCACACCGACCAAATCTCTCGATGATTCCACTTCGTCATCGTGTTCCATCAGCGAAGCGGTATCTGCCAGATTCTCATCGACGCCCGACTGCCCGCGCATCCATCTTGTCACTGCCTTGATCGGCATCGTCATGCACTCCGGTGAAGTCGGCGGACACTGGGTGACCGCGGCAACTAGATCGCGATCGTCGAGCGTGACAGCTTTGAAGCGTTCCTCGTCTTTTTCACCTTTTGCCGCCGGGCTGGATTCGAGCCGAAACAGATCACTTCGCCAGCAGACGTTCACGTCGGCCGGCCGGTCAATCATGCCATGTAGAAACAGGCTGACGTCGGGATCGGGATGAACGCCGGGATCAACCGTCGTCTGCACCAACATCTTCACATGGGCCGGTAGCAAGATCGCTTGTTCAGCAGTGCCGGCCAGCAACCGCGAGGTCTGCTCGGCATGCCCGTCGGCGGCGTTGCGGTCGATCCAATCGGCGAAGTGTCGATCCATCGCTCGGCTACCGAAATCAATTTCGTCGTCGCTGGCAATGGTTTGCAACCAATCGAATGTTCGCGAGAGGCTATCGCCGTAGACCGGGTCGTTGGCCTGCGACTTCGATCCGGCAATGTCATCCAATTTTGATGAATCAATTTGTTGGTCGGCACGCACCACCACTTCGCCGCGTGAATTGGCCTGTTGGGCCGATCGGTTCAAGCGGCCGAACCGTTGACGAAGCGCATCTAAGCTGGCCGCTTCGCTGATCATCCGTTGGAAGTCCAGATCTGCGCCGACCTCCAAACATTGCGTGGCGATCACAACGATCGGCTTTTCCCCCGACGCTCCCTCGAGGCAAGGTTCCAAACGTAGACGCAAACGTTCGGCAATTCGGTCTCGGTCGTGCGGTCGCATCCGCCCGATCATCAGTTCAACGTCGGCGTCGACTGACTGCTTTCCCGATCGAAGTTGTTGGAATAGGTCAATCGCCGTCTTAACGCGATTGACGACCACTGCCACCGAATTCGCTTGATCGGTCAGATGGTTGCGAACCCGCTTGTCGAGATCCTTCACCAGCCCATCGCTCCAGCGTTTTCCCTTCGCCTTTTCCGCGACGGAGACGCTGATCGGTTTGGCAACTTCATATCGCTTCACGGCCGGCGAGGTCGGATTTGCTTGGCGTTCGGCCTCCAAGTCGAATTCGATACGCTCCAGCTTGCGGGAAGGCGGGATCGTTGGTGGTTCGTCCAAAACGTTGGCACTCATGCTCGGTTGCGGCGCCATCGTGGCCGACAATTCGACGACTTTCAGCGGTCGGGTGATCGGGGCGGGGCAACGCAATTGTTCGCGGCGCTGGTACTCGGCAACTGAGCGGGCGCATTCGGCAAACGCGCGACTGATGTGGGCTTCATCGATCACGATCAGGCTGTCGCTACCGATCAAACCGGCTTGCAACGATCGCGCCGCCGGGCTGATCCCGTAGCCGCGAAACAACAATCGTGATCCGACTTGATCGACCGTGGCGCTGACGATCGTCGGTTGAGTTGCCGAACCGGCCCACGCGTTGGTGCGATAAAATCCGCCCCGCAACATATGGGTTGCAACGATGCTCTCACCGGGTTGGCCGATTCGGCCGTCCCGCATCGACAGCGATTGCAAGCGAACTGCTACGTTTCGCACGACTGGCTCGGAATGATCCGGGTTGATTTCGGAGGCCAACTGGCCGGCCAATCGTGCCGCAGCGTCGACGACAATCCGACGATCGACAACGAAAAAGATGCGCGTTGCGGTCGTCCGCTGGAGGTGTTCGCGATCAGATTGCAATGCCAGCGAAAACAAGGCGATGTCCAGCACGGACGTTTTGCCGCTGCCTGTGGGAAACGCCAATTGATCGGGCCATCCCGTTTGATCGATCGTCTCGACGAGCTGACGTTGCCAGCGGTATGGCGAATAGCCGTGAATCGCCTGAAAGAAGTCGGTAAAGTCGTCAGGTGTCAGTGGATCAAAATTCATCGTGTTCAAACTTGCACTCTCAAACATTCCTGATTCAAACTTCGTAAGCCCCTCACCCCCGGCCCCGCTCCCCGAAGCGGGGCGAGGGGAGCCAGATTATCTATTCGTCAGTTTCGCACTTGAATCGGCTTACAAAACCCGTAGCCTCGAAACCGTCCGGCACCCAAAATTACTGGGCCGCGTATCGGATTCTTAAATTCCAACAGGGCGTGAAGTTGCATCCGGTGTCGCTTGCCGTCGACGTCCGAGAATAGCGGAAATGAACCGGTTCGCTGACCCGCGCTGCGATACGCACTCGGAACGCCTGCCAAGAAACCGTGCCGGCCCAGGTCAACAGCGATCGGTTGCTGATCGATGCCAATGTTTGCGCAGGCGCGGGCGATGATCGACGTGACTTCCGCACGCCATTTCGCTCTTTCGCGTCGAGAATCGGCTTGGGGATGACGATCTAGAACAATCGGCGTCACGGTCGCCCAGTACCGTGATGGTCGAGTCCAGGTCTCCGGGATGATCGCGCGAGGAGGCCGAATGCGGTCTTCAAACTGCAATTCCAATTCGCTGTTTTGGTTCGACTCGTCGTGGTTGCCGTACAGCCGAATGCCC containing:
- the cas3g gene encoding type I-G CRISPR-associated helicase/endonuclease Cas3g, with the translated sequence MNFDPLTPDDFTDFFQAIHGYSPYRWQRQLVETIDQTGWPDQLAFPTGSGKTSVLDIALFSLALQSDREHLQRTTATRIFFVVDRRIVVDAAARLAGQLASEINPDHSEPVVRNVAVRLQSLSMRDGRIGQPGESIVATHMLRGGFYRTNAWAGSATQPTIVSATVDQVGSRLLFRGYGISPAARSLQAGLIGSDSLIVIDEAHISRAFAECARSVAEYQRREQLRCPAPITRPLKVVELSATMAPQPSMSANVLDEPPTIPPSRKLERIEFDLEAERQANPTSPAVKRYEVAKPISVSVAEKAKGKRWSDGLVKDLDKRVRNHLTDQANSVAVVVNRVKTAIDLFQQLRSGKQSVDADVELMIGRMRPHDRDRIAERLRLRLEPCLEGASGEKPIVVIATQCLEVGADLDFQRMISEAASLDALRQRFGRLNRSAQQANSRGEVVVRADQQIDSSKLDDIAGSKSQANDPVYGDSLSRTFDWLQTIASDDEIDFGSRAMDRHFADWIDRNAADGHAEQTSRLLAGTAEQAILLPAHVKMLVQTTVDPGVHPDPDVSLFLHGMIDRPADVNVCWRSDLFRLESSPAAKGEKDEERFKAVTLDDRDLVAAVTQCPPTSPECMTMPIKAVTRWMRGQSGVDENLADTASLMEHDDEVESSRDLVGVIYRGPDESVACRNPRDLRPGDTLVLPTTVGGWNDLGFLPTETSIDTLDPDELSLQQVECLIGVDVADESSLLARWKFQLRLMPALRAFEKSLPDWLSKIDRGDERSVPADWLGALIAKRIDLCDASFQQLLRKISFGENDPVMLDGPGTYRLRIRDGNTGFLIQGQERLTSAQAHSIGAGDGEHREIEWVETPECNRAVSLVDHSTAVSERASSIANAVGLPEKLQATMGRFGWLHDLGKGDARFQTMLSGLPGRIGWLRGKPLAKSGRIDESAAVRRRIREQANLPRGFRHERTSVLVAEGLGIESDPLALYLVAAHHGHARPWYPPVDDPLPPAVTKDAIEGLELVPTVDSSIEDFAGDLRIADRFWQTQESFGYWGSAWLETIARLADQQVSREEAMNANTSTAPGSSRPTNAIQSSNDPTALHEIPLEGLDGGNTLAYLAALGALVLVNQACRKSGIDQPRMSWSVRDAAYRPSLWLPAQQATEDWIIDALEQVLDETFTGPRRWLDSGYQKGQSEWPKGSGKVNPNPAWMRLVAEATRRHFIASPDVDSFECDWVSAIGSEASQRRSSKVREIDYSHLYLTRGSGHQRMFEIARAIREQTESSHLREALFETWSYTDLGRGLSLRFDAAEDRPYAMRWLNPSSDPIQTVRGANALAFEALVCFPTAVVRHELMTTGFHRIRRKGTHWYWPMWRYPITLGVVGSLLQIDLRRISTALNSTSHHDATASFVDRCGIEAIYQAERKVNDKFFNFAPSVALR
- the cas2 gene encoding CRISPR-associated endonuclease Cas2; protein product: MRRIYLITYDVCEPKRLRQTFKCLKNWGDHLQYSVFECHLTPTDLIHCKAELAEIIHHGEDQVLVVDLGSVENRSDDLVQAIGKPYSDMAAPCIVV